In one Corallococcus sp. EGB genomic region, the following are encoded:
- the alaS gene encoding alanine--tRNA ligase, with product MPSALTASQIREAFLQFFEERAHRRVASSSLVPVGDQTLLFTNAGMVQFKDVFTGREQREYRRATTSQKCVRAGGKHNDLDNVGYTARHHTFFEMLGNFSFGDYFKADAIAFAWEFVTKRLGLSIDRLAVTVFNGENNIPWDEEAFELWAKQGVSRDRILKLGYKDNFWAMGDTGPCGPCSEIHYHQGDDIPCVEEAAGRKCQGVACDCDRWLEIWNLVFMQFERKEKDAPLIPLPKPSIDTGAGLERIASVVQGKRSNYDTDLFQDILATVSQLCGKPYTQETGASQRVVADHARATAFLVADGVQPSNVARGYVLRRIMRRAIRHGDQQLGIKEPFFYKVVDRVIELMGDAYPELRDGRTFILEVAKHEEEGFRRTLDRGLKLMDEELSKLQASGGKILSGDVVFLLHGTYGFPWDLTQIIARERGYDVDLEGFNTLKDQEAASQDFHGEKKSTTDIFQSVLSRTAPTQFLGYEGEGHEGEGSVIALVQDGVEVPQVSAGATAEVVLDRTPFYGESGGQLGDTGRIVAHGGKTVVAVKDAQRPVQGLIVHSVEVKDGTLKVGDMVQTAVDVERRKAIRANHSATHLLHKALKRVLGEHVKQAGSVVAPDFLRFDFSHFSPATQEQLEQVEDLVNTWVRDNADALTRVMNLDDAKKSGAVAMFGEKYGETVRVVTVHPESTELCGGTHVRRSGDIGLFKITSESGVASGVRRIVAVTGVGALQFVREQEHELKKVAALLRTNPKEVATRVEATQKRVKELERKVEEVAVKAQTASQKDLLDQAREVNGMKVLATRVDPADDKVFRGMADQLRDRIGSGVIAIGGEKDGRAVILVAATKDVVAKGISAGNLVREMAKEVGGKGGGKPDMAQAGGPEADKLPVALEKLYELVKGASPA from the coding sequence ATGCCTTCCGCCCTCACCGCCTCCCAGATTCGCGAGGCGTTCCTCCAGTTCTTCGAGGAGCGCGCCCACCGCCGCGTGGCCTCCTCCTCGCTGGTGCCCGTTGGCGACCAGACCCTGCTGTTCACCAACGCCGGCATGGTCCAGTTCAAGGACGTCTTCACCGGCCGTGAGCAGCGCGAGTACCGCCGCGCCACCACCTCGCAGAAGTGCGTACGCGCGGGCGGCAAGCACAACGACCTCGACAACGTGGGCTACACCGCTCGCCACCACACGTTCTTCGAGATGCTCGGCAACTTCTCCTTCGGCGACTACTTCAAGGCCGACGCCATCGCGTTCGCCTGGGAGTTCGTGACGAAGCGGCTCGGCCTGTCCATCGACCGGCTCGCCGTCACCGTGTTCAACGGCGAGAACAACATCCCCTGGGACGAGGAGGCCTTCGAGCTCTGGGCGAAGCAGGGCGTGTCTCGCGACCGCATCCTGAAGCTCGGCTACAAGGACAACTTCTGGGCCATGGGCGACACCGGCCCGTGCGGCCCCTGCTCTGAAATCCACTACCACCAGGGCGACGACATCCCCTGTGTGGAAGAGGCCGCGGGCAGGAAGTGCCAGGGCGTCGCGTGTGATTGCGACCGGTGGCTCGAGATCTGGAACCTCGTGTTCATGCAGTTCGAGCGCAAGGAGAAGGACGCCCCGCTCATCCCGCTACCCAAGCCGTCCATCGACACCGGCGCCGGCCTGGAGCGCATCGCGTCCGTCGTCCAGGGCAAGCGCTCCAACTACGACACCGACCTCTTCCAGGACATCCTCGCCACCGTCAGCCAGCTGTGCGGGAAGCCCTATACGCAGGAGACCGGTGCTTCGCAGCGCGTCGTCGCGGACCACGCGCGCGCCACCGCGTTCCTCGTGGCGGACGGCGTCCAGCCGTCCAACGTGGCACGCGGCTACGTCCTGCGCCGCATCATGCGCCGGGCCATCCGCCACGGTGACCAGCAGTTGGGCATCAAGGAGCCCTTCTTCTACAAGGTCGTCGACCGCGTCATCGAGCTCATGGGCGACGCCTACCCGGAGCTGCGCGATGGCCGCACCTTCATCCTCGAAGTGGCCAAGCATGAGGAGGAGGGCTTCCGCCGCACGCTCGACCGCGGCCTCAAGCTGATGGACGAAGAGCTGTCCAAGCTCCAGGCCTCCGGCGGCAAGATCCTCTCCGGCGACGTCGTGTTCCTGCTGCACGGCACCTACGGCTTCCCGTGGGACCTCACGCAGATCATCGCGCGCGAGCGCGGCTACGACGTGGACCTGGAAGGCTTCAACACGCTCAAGGACCAGGAAGCCGCCAGCCAGGACTTCCACGGCGAGAAGAAGTCCACCACGGACATCTTCCAGAGCGTCCTGTCGCGCACCGCGCCCACCCAGTTCCTGGGCTACGAGGGCGAGGGCCACGAGGGCGAAGGCAGCGTCATCGCGTTGGTACAGGACGGCGTGGAGGTGCCGCAGGTCTCCGCGGGCGCCACGGCGGAAGTCGTGCTGGACCGCACGCCCTTCTACGGTGAGTCCGGCGGCCAGCTGGGTGACACGGGCCGCATCGTCGCTCACGGCGGAAAGACCGTCGTGGCGGTGAAGGATGCGCAGCGCCCGGTGCAGGGCCTCATCGTCCACAGCGTGGAGGTGAAGGACGGCACGCTGAAGGTCGGCGACATGGTGCAGACGGCCGTGGACGTGGAGCGCCGCAAGGCCATCCGCGCGAACCACTCGGCCACGCACCTGCTCCACAAGGCGCTCAAGCGCGTGCTCGGCGAGCACGTGAAGCAGGCGGGCTCCGTCGTCGCGCCGGACTTCCTGCGCTTCGACTTCTCGCACTTCTCCCCCGCCACCCAGGAGCAGTTGGAGCAGGTGGAGGACCTGGTCAACACGTGGGTGCGTGACAACGCGGATGCCCTGACGCGGGTCATGAACCTGGACGACGCGAAGAAGTCCGGCGCCGTGGCCATGTTCGGTGAGAAGTACGGCGAGACCGTGCGCGTCGTCACCGTGCACCCGGAGTCCACGGAGCTCTGCGGCGGCACGCACGTGCGGCGCAGCGGCGACATCGGCCTGTTCAAGATCACCAGCGAGAGCGGCGTCGCGTCTGGCGTGCGCCGCATCGTGGCGGTGACGGGCGTGGGCGCGCTCCAGTTCGTTCGCGAGCAGGAGCACGAGCTCAAGAAGGTCGCGGCGCTGTTGCGCACGAACCCGAAGGAGGTCGCCACCCGCGTCGAGGCCACCCAGAAGCGCGTGAAGGAGCTGGAGCGCAAGGTGGAGGAGGTCGCGGTGAAGGCCCAGACGGCCTCGCAGAAGGACCTCCTGGACCAGGCGCGCGAGGTCAACGGCATGAAGGTGCTGGCCACTCGCGTGGACCCGGCGGACGACAAGGTGTTCCGCGGCATGGCGGATCAGCTGCGCGATCGCATCGGCTCGGGCGTCATCGCCATTGGCGGTGAGAAGGACGGCCGCGCGGTCATCCTCGTCGCGGCCACGAAGGACGTCGTCGCCAAGGGCATCAGCGCGGGCAACCTGGTGCGCGAGATGGCCAAGGAAGTCGGCGGCAAGGGCGGCGGCAAGCCGGACATGGCGCAGGCCGGTGGCCCGGAAGCGGACAAGCTGCCCGTGGCGCTCGAGAAGCTCTACGAGCTGGTGAAGGGCGCGAGCCCGGCGTGA
- a CDS encoding Hsp70 family protein: MPVTASSAAEVVLGIDVGTSHARVAAFIDGVATHIPIPGTDGPGLPSVIAVNASGEFLVGTAALLEAARAPRRAVIGLKRLLGVRARSPNLRWLSPQLPFPVATDLHGDAGVELDGRLVAPTLLTAMLLRELHQAATTHLGRKVTRAVLCAPSHFTERQRAALREAATMAGLDVPRVLTNSAAAALAYAHGRGLARKRVLVVDLGGGGLEVCVVQVTGDDLEVVTTGGDPTLGGMDFDSRIAEALVSDASEQGHPRPEHPLDWGPLRTLAQSTKESLSTRNTVDVTLPTGPGPTLDRERVEALTADLAQRVVSVTREVLESNALSPQGLDAVLLVGGQSRAPLVRRRLEESLGVPVREDDVDARTAVVRGAALLGHALLLSETGKPAASVSEVLTAPIGVAEDAGTFRRVLERNTRLPTAKTLVIPVTAPGPLALAFFQGTAATAVENEWLGALTLTVERPGEVEVHLELTTDGALSFSATLPGAKRQPVTLATEDLDDASRDALIARSPFHTEPEARPGGLLSGLKKLFGRR; this comes from the coding sequence GTGCCCGTCACCGCTTCCTCGGCGGCGGAGGTCGTGCTCGGCATCGACGTGGGCACCTCGCACGCTCGCGTCGCCGCGTTCATCGATGGCGTCGCCACGCACATCCCCATCCCGGGCACCGACGGACCGGGCCTCCCCTCCGTCATCGCGGTGAACGCCTCCGGCGAGTTCCTCGTCGGCACCGCCGCCCTCCTCGAAGCCGCGCGCGCTCCCCGCCGCGCCGTCATCGGCCTCAAGCGCCTGCTGGGCGTGCGCGCCCGCTCCCCGAACCTGCGCTGGCTCTCACCGCAGCTCCCCTTCCCCGTCGCGACCGACCTCCATGGCGACGCGGGCGTGGAGCTCGATGGCCGCCTCGTCGCGCCCACCCTCCTCACCGCCATGCTGCTGCGCGAGCTGCACCAGGCAGCCACCACGCACCTGGGCCGCAAGGTGACGCGCGCCGTCCTCTGCGCGCCCTCGCACTTCACGGAACGCCAGCGCGCCGCCCTGCGCGAAGCCGCCACCATGGCCGGCCTGGACGTGCCCCGCGTCCTCACCAACAGCGCCGCCGCGGCGCTCGCGTACGCACACGGCCGGGGCCTCGCGCGCAAGCGCGTCCTCGTCGTGGACCTGGGCGGCGGCGGCCTGGAGGTCTGCGTCGTGCAGGTCACCGGCGATGACCTGGAGGTCGTCACCACCGGCGGCGACCCCACCCTGGGCGGCATGGACTTCGACAGCCGCATCGCCGAGGCGCTCGTCAGCGACGCCTCGGAACAGGGCCATCCCCGCCCCGAACACCCGCTCGACTGGGGCCCCCTGCGCACCCTCGCCCAGTCCACCAAGGAGTCCCTCTCCACCCGGAACACCGTGGACGTCACGCTGCCCACGGGCCCCGGCCCCACGCTCGACCGCGAGCGCGTGGAGGCCCTCACCGCCGACCTCGCCCAGCGCGTCGTCTCCGTCACCCGCGAGGTGCTGGAGTCCAACGCCCTGTCCCCTCAAGGCCTGGACGCCGTGCTCCTCGTGGGCGGCCAGTCCCGAGCCCCCCTCGTGCGCCGCCGCCTGGAGGAGAGCCTGGGCGTCCCCGTGCGCGAGGACGACGTGGACGCGCGCACCGCGGTCGTGCGCGGCGCCGCGCTGCTCGGCCACGCTCTGCTGTTGTCGGAGACCGGCAAGCCCGCCGCCAGCGTGTCGGAGGTCCTCACCGCGCCCATCGGGGTCGCCGAGGACGCCGGCACCTTCCGCCGCGTGCTGGAGCGCAACACGCGCCTGCCCACCGCCAAGACGCTGGTCATCCCCGTCACCGCCCCCGGCCCGCTGGCGCTCGCGTTCTTCCAGGGCACCGCCGCCACCGCCGTGGAGAACGAATGGCTCGGCGCCCTCACCCTCACCGTGGAGCGCCCCGGCGAGGTGGAGGTGCACCTGGAGCTGACCACCGACGGCGCCCTCTCCTTCAGCGCCACCCTGCCCGGCGCGAAGCGGCAGCCCGTGACGCTCGCGACGGAGGACCTGGATGACGCCTCCCGCGACGCGCTCATCGCCCGCTCGCCCTTCCACACCGAGCCGGAAGCGCGGCCGGGCGGCCTGCTTTCCGGTTTGAAGAAGCTCTTCGGGCGGCGCTGA
- a CDS encoding outer membrane protein has protein sequence MRMTSTMAGVALAGVCVAGPALAVDATEVTRSITRKNEDTAPGVDVGVGFGGYTGKLGNETGVGALFNVTANAQPWEYIGVEFGYEGQSIPIDDARVRGGNNIWRNNGTGLAKIGPFIDHKWHPFVGAGFGLSYLHASSGSRPVYGNDWQVEWPLAAGIEYRLGHLAAGVRATYRFVGGEDLTTIPGTNDEAKGSLFNGNLTVGGRF, from the coding sequence ATGCGAATGACTTCGACGATGGCAGGAGTGGCGTTGGCCGGCGTCTGCGTGGCCGGCCCCGCGCTCGCGGTGGACGCGACGGAGGTGACGCGCAGTATCACCAGGAAGAACGAAGACACCGCGCCCGGCGTGGACGTGGGCGTGGGCTTCGGCGGCTACACCGGCAAGCTGGGCAATGAAACGGGCGTGGGCGCGCTGTTCAACGTCACCGCCAACGCCCAGCCCTGGGAGTACATCGGCGTGGAGTTCGGCTACGAAGGCCAGAGCATCCCCATCGATGACGCCCGCGTCCGCGGCGGCAACAACATCTGGCGCAACAACGGCACGGGCCTGGCCAAGATAGGCCCCTTCATCGACCACAAGTGGCACCCGTTCGTGGGCGCGGGCTTCGGCCTGAGCTACCTGCACGCGTCCTCGGGCTCACGGCCCGTCTACGGCAATGACTGGCAGGTGGAGTGGCCGCTGGCCGCGGGCATCGAATACCGCCTGGGCCACCTGGCCGCCGGCGTGCGCGCCACCTACCGCTTCGTCGGTGGCGAGGACCTGACCACCATCCCCGGCACCAACGACGAGGCCAAGGGCAGCCTCTTCAACGGCAACCTCACCGTGGGCGGCCGCTTCTAG
- a CDS encoding glutamate--cysteine ligase has translation MSLDLKRVASEPLTSAAPLVEELRKAEKPRTEHRLGLEHEKFIYPVGSAQPVPYEGPNGVGALLERIAPGGYSPFRETPESPVIALQRGMAAISLEPGGQFELSGSPFRTAREAHQENLGHLKETKAAASSLGLRLVALGYRPVGTTGDMPWMPKTRYQVMRRTLPERGRLALNMMLMTSTGQVSLDWADEADCVRKTVTVARLSPLLVALYANSPLLEGKPSGYMSYRSRVWEEVDPTRCGYLPSWFDGSFSYQAYVDWALDAPLLFLRRQGEYRHPKLTFRQLLKEGYEGQPADMGDWTDHLSTLFPEVRLKKVLEVRGADCASAAMTGALGALWRGILYDAQALKEAELLLPRLTFTEHLSFHDTARREGLAGKLGPHELHRLAGEMVAIAKRGLQRLDPEDAPLLAPLEAVAASGRSPAQAVLDAWREDPRPEVLMTRFEL, from the coding sequence ATGTCCCTCGACCTCAAGCGCGTGGCCTCCGAGCCCCTCACTTCCGCCGCTCCCCTGGTGGAAGAGCTTCGCAAGGCGGAGAAGCCCCGGACCGAGCACCGGCTCGGGCTGGAGCACGAGAAGTTCATCTACCCCGTGGGGTCCGCCCAACCCGTGCCCTACGAGGGACCGAACGGGGTGGGGGCGCTCCTGGAGCGCATCGCCCCCGGGGGCTACTCGCCGTTCCGGGAGACGCCCGAGTCGCCGGTCATCGCGCTGCAGCGTGGCATGGCGGCCATCTCCCTGGAGCCGGGGGGCCAGTTCGAGCTGTCCGGCAGCCCGTTCCGCACGGCGCGGGAGGCGCACCAGGAGAACCTGGGGCACCTGAAGGAGACGAAGGCGGCGGCGTCCAGCCTGGGCCTGCGGCTGGTGGCGCTGGGCTACCGGCCGGTGGGCACGACGGGCGACATGCCCTGGATGCCCAAGACGCGCTACCAGGTGATGCGCCGCACGCTGCCGGAGCGCGGCCGGCTGGCGCTGAACATGATGCTGATGACGTCCACCGGGCAGGTGTCGCTGGACTGGGCGGACGAGGCGGACTGCGTGCGCAAGACGGTGACGGTGGCGCGCCTGTCGCCGCTGCTGGTGGCGCTGTACGCCAACAGCCCGCTCCTGGAGGGCAAGCCGTCCGGCTACATGTCCTACCGCAGCCGTGTCTGGGAAGAGGTGGACCCCACGCGGTGCGGCTACCTGCCGTCGTGGTTCGACGGGTCGTTCTCCTATCAGGCCTATGTGGACTGGGCGCTGGACGCGCCGCTGCTCTTCCTGCGCCGACAGGGCGAGTACCGCCACCCGAAGCTCACCTTCCGTCAGCTCCTGAAGGAGGGCTACGAGGGCCAGCCCGCGGACATGGGCGACTGGACGGACCACCTGTCCACGCTCTTCCCCGAGGTGCGGCTCAAGAAGGTGCTGGAGGTGCGCGGCGCGGACTGTGCCAGCGCGGCGATGACGGGGGCCCTGGGGGCGCTCTGGCGCGGCATCCTCTACGACGCTCAGGCGCTGAAGGAGGCGGAGCTGCTGTTGCCCCGGCTCACCTTCACGGAGCACCTGTCGTTCCACGACACCGCGCGCCGCGAGGGGCTGGCCGGGAAGCTGGGGCCGCACGAGCTGCACCGGCTGGCTGGGGAGATGGTGGCCATCGCGAAGCGGGGCCTGCAGCGCCTGGACCCCGAGGACGCGCCGCTGCTCGCGCCGCTGGAGGCGGTGGCCGCTTCGGGCAGGTCCCCGGCGCAGGCGGTGCTGGACGCGTGGAGGGAGGATCCGCGTCCGGAAGTGCTGATGACGCGCTTCGAGCTGTGA
- a CDS encoding EI24 domain-containing protein has translation MRPASPVPTLSARPRLSDFFQGVGVLGRAFRLLFRSRRLFLLSSLCAVLTAVTLVGLAVVLYRYAPALLESVWPQPGSWYGRAGWTLALVLGALVAWVVGANVVPPLLLTPLQDPLSEATEAACARTDAVRSPASFLRGLTTGLLHTLARMALLLLGLAILLPLNLVPGAGSVAFTVLASVWTMLWMAAEHLATPMTRHLYPFAEVRRMLRERRALCLGFGAGVYVLLWVPILNTFFLPVAIVGGTLLYRGLREAGDLPPPPDAVGPGGAPPGGRG, from the coding sequence ATGCGCCCTGCCTCCCCCGTCCCCACCCTGTCCGCCCGGCCCCGCCTGTCGGATTTCTTCCAAGGCGTGGGGGTGCTCGGACGCGCCTTCCGGCTCCTCTTCCGCTCCCGCCGCCTCTTCCTGCTGTCCAGCCTGTGCGCGGTCCTCACCGCCGTCACCCTGGTGGGCCTGGCCGTCGTCCTCTACCGCTACGCCCCCGCCCTCCTGGAGTCCGTGTGGCCCCAGCCCGGCTCCTGGTACGGCCGCGCCGGCTGGACGCTCGCGCTGGTGCTGGGCGCGCTGGTGGCCTGGGTCGTGGGCGCCAACGTGGTGCCCCCGCTCCTGCTCACGCCGCTGCAGGACCCGCTGTCCGAAGCCACCGAGGCCGCGTGCGCCCGGACCGACGCCGTGCGCTCCCCTGCATCCTTCCTGCGCGGGCTGACGACAGGGCTGTTGCACACGCTCGCCCGCATGGCGCTGCTGCTCCTGGGGCTGGCCATCCTCCTGCCGCTGAACCTGGTGCCGGGCGCGGGCAGCGTGGCGTTCACCGTGCTGGCCAGCGTGTGGACCATGCTCTGGATGGCGGCGGAGCACCTGGCCACGCCCATGACGCGCCACCTGTACCCCTTCGCCGAGGTGCGCCGCATGCTGCGCGAGCGCCGGGCCCTCTGCCTGGGCTTCGGCGCGGGCGTCTACGTCCTCCTGTGGGTGCCCATCCTCAACACCTTCTTCCTCCCGGTGGCCATCGTCGGGGGCACCCTCCTCTACCGGGGCCTCCGGGAGGCCGGGGACCTGCCCCCGCCACCGGACGCGGTGGGCCCCGGGGGCGCGCCGCCCGGCGGCAGGGGCTAG
- a CDS encoding MXAN_5808 family serine peptidase, with product MNRMPRIFRRITAVAVLLGAWAYAGSDRAPLPLTVGAAEAGQDSWDGALPSSGSKGEKAPHDLNSLRVLTKVILYVKENYVDPKRVKPKEMMIASLEYVEKSVPDVLVDGNAETGKLNVNVNGKQKEFDISHVDSLWKMSFALKDVFDFLSKNMRPIEETRDIEYAAVNGMLSTLDPHSVLLRPELYREMKLSTKGEFGGLGFVIQMKEGNLTVVKVLPKTPASRAGIQKDDRIKKIGEESTVNMDLNEAVSKLRGPVDSRITITVERDGWDKPRNMTVARAMISIESVQHKLLAGGVGYVRLKNFQGNTTRDLEAALTDIRKQADAKGGFKGLVLDLRGNPGGLLEQAIQVSDTFLSKGTIVATVGFSDKLREEKRARPTEGEESYPIAVLVNAGSASASEIVAGALKNLDRAVIIGRQTFGKGSVQVLYDFPDDSALKLTIAKYLTPGDVSIQEVGIVPDIQLVPTRVTADRVDVFAPRKSMGEADLDQHFGNPDSTTVAKKREEVLDREKPGTSLKYLKVDEKAVQAAAAKKEEPKEKVAAKPPAKDAKKEHGQNDPLLDVDVAGQGEDLDDQLDAESQEEIKEDFEVQFARDFIVKVPAVKRSEQIAKGKQFVEQKRQEEEQRINNAIAALGLDWSPGPTPKNVQLDASFSPGPDVKIAAGEQMDMVINVENKGTEPLKRVRGWTESDNAFLDRREFLFGALAPGEKKSWKVQVRLPKDLTSRRDDVKVKLFDDNGPLRDTLVSELSFVELPRPTFAFNWQVVDDCAECNGDGVVQRGEDVTVVLDVTNTGAGPALDSFAQIKNGGDANIFIEKGRFKLGELKPGETKTARFQVSLKKGYKGDTFPLKLAILDEPLEEFVLEKLQLPVKDGPVAPLEAKKGLVKLNDKAELFAAPTADARPVAKLPQGALLNLEATTKGFYKVALEKDRFAFVRTQDAKEVKTGKAAAPKTVAYTTTHQPPDIKLDVDPSHGGVVVNGDKFSLSGVVKDPNGLLDVYVLVNDQKVYFKAVDPKGGEPNTLKFTSDFALKEGNNNVLVVARESTEFASRRTLVIRRRPAEVAQKVTTPAAAATTPVKPRQQ from the coding sequence ATGAACCGCATGCCGCGCATCTTCCGCCGCATCACCGCCGTCGCCGTTCTGTTGGGGGCCTGGGCCTACGCAGGCAGTGACCGAGCGCCCCTCCCGCTCACCGTGGGAGCGGCGGAGGCGGGGCAGGACTCCTGGGACGGCGCACTGCCGTCCTCGGGCAGCAAGGGAGAGAAGGCCCCTCACGACCTCAACAGCCTCCGCGTCCTCACGAAGGTCATCCTCTACGTGAAGGAGAACTACGTCGACCCCAAGCGGGTGAAGCCCAAGGAGATGATGATCGCCTCCCTGGAGTACGTGGAGAAGAGCGTCCCGGACGTGCTCGTGGACGGCAACGCGGAGACGGGCAAGCTCAACGTCAACGTCAACGGCAAGCAGAAGGAGTTCGACATCTCCCACGTGGACTCCCTGTGGAAGATGTCCTTCGCGCTGAAGGACGTGTTCGACTTCCTGTCCAAGAACATGCGCCCCATCGAGGAGACGCGTGACATCGAGTACGCCGCCGTCAACGGCATGCTCTCCACGCTGGATCCGCACTCGGTGCTGCTGCGCCCGGAGCTGTACCGGGAGATGAAGCTGTCCACCAAGGGCGAGTTCGGCGGCCTGGGCTTCGTCATCCAGATGAAGGAGGGCAACCTCACCGTGGTGAAGGTGCTGCCCAAGACGCCCGCGTCGCGCGCCGGCATCCAGAAGGACGACCGCATCAAGAAGATTGGCGAGGAGTCCACCGTCAACATGGACCTCAACGAGGCCGTGTCCAAGCTGCGCGGCCCGGTGGACAGCCGCATCACCATCACCGTGGAGCGCGACGGCTGGGACAAGCCGCGCAACATGACGGTGGCGCGCGCCATGATTTCCATCGAGTCCGTGCAGCACAAGCTGCTCGCGGGCGGCGTGGGCTACGTGCGCCTGAAGAACTTCCAGGGCAACACCACGCGCGACCTGGAGGCGGCGCTGACGGACATCCGCAAGCAGGCGGACGCCAAGGGCGGCTTCAAGGGCCTGGTGCTGGACCTGCGCGGCAACCCGGGCGGTCTGCTGGAGCAGGCCATCCAGGTGTCGGACACGTTCCTGTCCAAGGGCACCATCGTCGCGACGGTGGGCTTCAGCGACAAGCTGCGCGAGGAGAAGCGCGCGCGCCCCACGGAGGGCGAGGAGTCCTACCCCATCGCGGTGCTGGTGAACGCGGGCAGCGCCTCCGCGTCTGAAATCGTGGCGGGCGCGCTCAAGAACCTGGACCGCGCGGTCATCATCGGGCGCCAGACGTTCGGCAAGGGCAGCGTGCAGGTGCTCTACGACTTCCCGGACGACAGCGCGCTCAAGCTGACCATCGCCAAGTACCTCACCCCGGGCGACGTCTCCATCCAGGAGGTGGGCATCGTGCCGGACATCCAGCTGGTCCCCACGCGCGTCACCGCGGACCGGGTGGACGTGTTCGCGCCGCGCAAGTCCATGGGCGAGGCGGACCTGGATCAGCACTTCGGCAACCCGGACTCCACCACCGTCGCCAAGAAGCGCGAGGAGGTGCTCGACCGCGAGAAGCCGGGCACCAGCCTCAAGTACCTGAAGGTGGACGAGAAGGCCGTCCAGGCCGCCGCCGCCAAGAAGGAGGAGCCCAAGGAGAAGGTCGCCGCCAAGCCGCCCGCCAAGGACGCCAAGAAGGAGCACGGCCAGAATGATCCGCTCCTGGACGTGGACGTGGCCGGCCAGGGCGAGGACCTGGACGACCAGCTGGACGCGGAGTCCCAGGAGGAGATCAAGGAGGACTTCGAGGTCCAGTTCGCGCGCGACTTCATCGTGAAGGTGCCGGCGGTGAAGCGCTCCGAGCAGATCGCCAAGGGCAAGCAGTTCGTGGAGCAGAAGCGCCAGGAGGAGGAGCAGCGCATCAACAACGCCATCGCCGCCCTGGGCCTGGACTGGAGCCCCGGCCCCACGCCGAAGAACGTGCAGCTGGACGCCAGCTTCTCCCCGGGTCCGGACGTGAAGATCGCCGCCGGCGAGCAGATGGACATGGTCATCAACGTGGAGAACAAGGGCACCGAGCCGCTCAAGCGCGTGCGTGGCTGGACGGAGAGCGACAACGCGTTCCTCGACCGCCGCGAGTTCCTCTTCGGCGCCCTGGCGCCGGGGGAGAAGAAGTCCTGGAAGGTGCAGGTGCGCCTGCCCAAGGACCTCACCAGCCGCCGCGACGACGTGAAGGTGAAGCTGTTCGACGACAACGGCCCGCTGCGCGACACGCTCGTGTCGGAGCTGTCCTTCGTGGAGCTGCCCCGTCCCACGTTCGCGTTCAACTGGCAGGTGGTGGATGACTGCGCCGAGTGCAACGGCGACGGCGTCGTGCAGCGCGGCGAGGACGTCACGGTGGTGCTGGACGTCACCAACACGGGCGCGGGCCCGGCGCTGGACTCGTTCGCGCAGATCAAGAACGGCGGCGACGCGAACATCTTCATCGAGAAGGGCCGCTTCAAGCTGGGCGAGCTCAAGCCCGGTGAGACCAAGACGGCGCGCTTCCAGGTGTCGCTGAAGAAGGGCTACAAGGGCGACACCTTCCCGCTGAAGCTGGCCATCCTGGACGAGCCCCTGGAGGAGTTCGTCCTGGAGAAGCTCCAGCTGCCCGTGAAGGACGGCCCGGTGGCCCCGCTGGAGGCGAAGAAGGGCCTGGTGAAGCTCAACGACAAGGCGGAGCTGTTCGCCGCCCCCACCGCGGATGCCCGTCCGGTGGCGAAGCTGCCCCAGGGCGCGCTGCTCAACCTGGAGGCCACCACCAAGGGCTTCTACAAGGTCGCGCTGGAGAAGGACCGCTTCGCCTTCGTCCGCACGCAGGACGCGAAGGAAGTGAAGACCGGCAAGGCCGCGGCGCCCAAGACGGTGGCCTACACCACCACGCACCAGCCGCCGGACATCAAGCTGGACGTGGATCCATCCCACGGCGGCGTGGTGGTGAACGGCGACAAGTTCAGCCTCTCCGGCGTGGTGAAGGACCCCAACGGCCTCCTGGACGTCTACGTGCTGGTCAACGACCAGAAGGTCTACTTCAAGGCCGTGGACCCCAAGGGCGGCGAGCCCAACACGCTGAAGTTCACCTCGGACTTCGCGCTCAAGGAGGGCAACAACAACGTGCTGGTGGTGGCCCGTGAGAGCACCGAGTTCGCCAGCCGCCGCACCCTGGTCATCCGCCGCCGTCCGGCGGAGGTGGCGCAGAAGGTGACGACGCCCGCCGCCGCGGCCACCACGCCGGTGAAGCCGCGCCAGCAGTAG